A part of Paenibacillus donghaensis genomic DNA contains:
- a CDS encoding DNA-binding response regulator, whose translation MGADHCNSAHETFQYAQMAVRLGAKDYLIKPLHSEQFLDSVRNVLLKMDKPSPELATFMAGIGDSFRLEEPLPEYSELLNELMVKPGGVLADGSRMQKLDDLKLQGPYFSVIKIKITHSDEGQGDKYTEQDLSLLRYGALNIAKELLDQEWSSIAFYSPDEEITLILQWNEKNYEETSAGQINRLDVMGRSLHFNIHKFLHLHAVIGISQILKGISFMDVLNRQASKAIHWNKEHNDHYVFYYGDFNWNNYAADPSPEELHTRSNLIVQKAKDYIEANYAQKGLTIHEVARKNHVSPNYLSYLFKKNTGYNLWEYVIKLRMEDSREMILNTDLRRYEIAERVGYESPEHFSKIFKKYYGISPSELKK comes from the coding sequence ATGGGTGCAGACCATTGTAATTCCGCCCATGAGACCTTTCAATATGCCCAAATGGCTGTCAGGCTGGGTGCCAAGGATTATTTAATCAAGCCGCTGCACAGTGAGCAGTTTCTGGATTCGGTGCGCAATGTGCTGCTCAAGATGGATAAACCCTCCCCGGAGCTGGCCACCTTTATGGCCGGCATAGGGGATAGCTTCCGCCTGGAGGAACCGCTCCCGGAATACAGCGAACTGCTCAATGAGCTGATGGTGAAACCGGGCGGGGTGCTCGCTGATGGCAGCCGTATGCAGAAACTGGATGACCTGAAGCTGCAGGGGCCTTATTTCTCCGTGATTAAGATCAAGATTACCCATTCGGATGAGGGGCAAGGCGACAAATATACAGAACAGGACCTTAGCCTGCTGCGGTATGGGGCCCTGAACATTGCCAAGGAGCTGCTGGATCAGGAGTGGAGCTCGATTGCTTTTTATTCCCCTGACGAAGAAATCACACTGATTCTTCAGTGGAATGAGAAGAACTATGAGGAAACCTCCGCAGGCCAGATCAACCGGCTGGATGTAATGGGACGTAGCCTTCACTTTAACATTCATAAATTTCTGCATTTGCATGCTGTCATCGGGATCAGCCAGATTCTCAAAGGAATTTCCTTCATGGATGTATTGAACCGTCAGGCCTCCAAGGCCATTCACTGGAACAAGGAGCATAATGACCATTATGTGTTCTACTACGGGGATTTCAATTGGAACAACTATGCCGCAGACCCGTCGCCGGAGGAACTGCATACGAGAAGCAATCTGATTGTGCAGAAAGCGAAGGATTATATAGAAGCGAATTACGCGCAGAAAGGGCTGACCATTCACGAAGTAGCCCGGAAAAATCATGTCAGCCCCAATTATTTAAGCTATCTGTTCAAGAAAAATACAGGTTACAACCTGTGGGAATACGTCATTAAGCTGCGGATGGAGGATAGCAGGGAGATGATTCTGAATACGGACCTCCGGCGTTACGAAATTGCGGAACGGGTGGGCTATGAATCCCCGGAGCATTTCAGCAAGATTTTCAAAAAGTATTATGGGATCAGCCCGAGCGAATTGAAGAAGTAA
- a CDS encoding carbohydrate ABC transporter permease: MFLVPAIIIFVMFMWVPIFKGMMYSFYHVDFVKGNTFVGLDNYARALTDPDVWTAVKNTLYYMVLCLVIGFWVPIAFAIMISELRRFGGFVRVAAYLPFVVPGVVLYGLWRWLYDPVGPINAVIGSLGLTQVSFLTDIKWSMISLVFMETWQQFGSGMLIYLAAVLSIPRDWYEAAEIDGAGVWARIRHITLPSLRNLIILMLILQVIGTSQGYQSQMALLDGGPNNTTLTYALLMVKYAFTRLDYGTATALGMLMFIVLGGLGILQFKLNKEDN; this comes from the coding sequence ATGTTCCTGGTGCCTGCCATCATTATTTTTGTCATGTTTATGTGGGTTCCTATTTTTAAAGGAATGATGTACAGCTTCTATCACGTTGACTTTGTCAAAGGAAATACCTTTGTCGGTCTGGATAACTATGCCAGAGCACTCACGGATCCGGATGTATGGACAGCGGTGAAGAACACCCTGTATTACATGGTGCTGTGTCTGGTCATCGGATTCTGGGTGCCGATTGCTTTTGCCATTATGATCTCAGAGCTGCGCAGATTCGGAGGGTTTGTGCGCGTAGCGGCTTATCTGCCGTTTGTTGTGCCCGGTGTGGTTCTATATGGCTTGTGGAGATGGCTGTATGATCCGGTAGGCCCGATCAATGCAGTGATAGGTTCGCTGGGGTTGACTCAGGTGTCCTTCCTGACGGATATCAAGTGGTCGATGATCTCGCTCGTATTCATGGAGACCTGGCAGCAGTTCGGCTCGGGGATGCTGATATATCTGGCGGCTGTGCTCAGTATTCCGCGCGACTGGTATGAAGCGGCTGAAATCGACGGAGCGGGTGTTTGGGCGCGTATCCGCCACATTACACTGCCTTCGCTGCGTAATCTGATCATCCTGATGCTGATTCTCCAGGTGATAGGCACCTCACAAGGCTATCAATCACAAATGGCGCTTCTAGACGGCGGTCCTAACAATACTACGCTGACCTATGCGCTGCTTATGGTGAAATATGCATTTACAAGACTCGATTATGGAACAGCTACTGCGCTTGGCATGCTGATGTTTATCGTCCTGGGCGGTTTGGGCATTTTACAGTTCAAGCTTAACAAGGAGGACAACTAA
- the adhE gene encoding bifunctional acetaldehyde-CoA/alcohol dehydrogenase, with amino-acid sequence MAVKNEVAAQVKQPTAEEYIQTVVDKAKKALDEFMLLDQEQVDKIVHAMALAGLDKHMYLAKLAVEETGRGVYEDKITKNIFSTEYIWHGIKYDKTVGVIEDNVYESFQKIAEPVGIVMGITPVTNPTSTTMFKALISAKTRNPIIFGFHPSAQHCSSEAARILRDAAVAAGAPENCIQWIEMPTMDKTNALMNNPDVALILATGGSAMVKAAYSCGKPALGVGPGNVPAFIEKSADIDQAVTDLILSKSFDHGMICASEQAVIIEEAIFDQVKKKMIANGCYFVNKEEAAKLTSGAMNVEKCAVNPAIVGQSATKIAEMCGIQVPAGTKILVAELEGVGTKYPLSAEKLSPVLACYKVKNADQGIERAAQVVEFGGMGHSSAIHSNNEEVIMKFSNRLQTGRILVNSPSTHGAIGDIYNTNIPSLTLGCGSYGRNSVSQNVTAINLINVKRVNRRTVNMQWFKVPDKIYFEKDSTQYLTKMPDITRVAIITDPVMVKLGYVERVEHYLRQRQTPVAIEVFSEVEPDPSTTTVEKGTAMMNRFQPDCIIALGGGSPMDAAKGMWLFYEHPDADFNGLKQKFMDIRKRVYKFPKLGNKAKFVAIPTTSGTGSEVTSFAVITDKTGENHVKYPLADYELTPDVAIIDPVFVYSLPKTAVADTGMDVLTHAIEAYVSVMASDYTDGLAIKAIQLVFQYLEKSALQADKLAREKMHNASTLAGMAFANAFLGINHSLAHKWGGQYHTAHGRTNAILLPHVIRYNAKKPTKFASFPKYSHFVADERYAEIARILGLPARTTEEGVTSLINAIREMNKKLGIEESFQELGFDAKDFESRVDYLADRAFEDQCTTANPKLPLVTELADVYRNAFYGNFEN; translated from the coding sequence ATGGCAGTTAAGAACGAAGTCGCCGCCCAAGTTAAACAACCTACCGCTGAAGAATATATTCAAACGGTAGTTGATAAAGCCAAGAAAGCTTTGGATGAGTTTATGTTGCTGGACCAAGAACAGGTGGATAAAATCGTTCATGCTATGGCATTAGCAGGACTCGATAAACACATGTATTTGGCGAAACTGGCTGTCGAAGAAACGGGCCGCGGGGTATACGAGGATAAGATCACCAAGAACATCTTCTCCACTGAATATATCTGGCACGGAATCAAATATGACAAGACCGTAGGCGTGATTGAAGACAACGTTTATGAAAGCTTCCAGAAGATTGCCGAGCCTGTCGGTATCGTAATGGGTATCACTCCGGTAACCAACCCAACATCCACCACGATGTTTAAAGCGTTGATCTCTGCGAAGACACGTAATCCAATTATATTCGGTTTCCACCCTTCGGCGCAACACTGTAGTTCGGAAGCAGCAAGAATTCTTCGTGACGCTGCTGTGGCAGCAGGCGCTCCCGAGAACTGCATCCAATGGATCGAAATGCCGACCATGGACAAAACAAACGCATTGATGAACAACCCGGATGTGGCCTTGATCCTGGCAACCGGCGGATCGGCAATGGTTAAAGCGGCTTACAGCTGCGGCAAACCGGCACTGGGCGTAGGTCCTGGTAACGTTCCTGCCTTCATCGAGAAGAGCGCTGATATTGACCAGGCGGTTACTGACCTTATTCTTTCGAAATCGTTCGACCACGGCATGATCTGCGCATCTGAGCAGGCCGTTATTATAGAAGAAGCAATTTTTGACCAAGTGAAGAAGAAGATGATTGCCAACGGCTGTTACTTCGTTAATAAAGAAGAAGCCGCCAAATTGACTTCCGGTGCAATGAACGTTGAGAAATGTGCGGTCAACCCGGCAATTGTTGGACAATCCGCTACTAAGATCGCTGAAATGTGCGGTATTCAGGTTCCTGCAGGCACCAAGATTCTCGTGGCCGAGCTGGAAGGCGTAGGCACCAAATATCCGCTGTCGGCTGAGAAGCTGAGCCCGGTTCTGGCTTGCTACAAGGTGAAGAATGCTGACCAAGGCATCGAACGCGCTGCTCAGGTTGTTGAATTCGGAGGCATGGGCCACAGCTCGGCGATCCATTCCAACAATGAAGAAGTCATCATGAAATTCTCGAACCGTCTGCAGACTGGACGTATTCTTGTGAACTCGCCTTCTACGCACGGCGCAATCGGCGATATTTACAACACTAATATCCCTTCACTGACACTGGGCTGTGGATCTTATGGACGCAACTCGGTATCGCAGAACGTTACCGCCATTAACTTGATCAATGTGAAAAGGGTGAACCGTCGTACCGTGAATATGCAATGGTTTAAAGTGCCGGATAAGATTTACTTCGAGAAGGATTCTACCCAATACCTGACCAAAATGCCTGATATTACACGCGTTGCTATTATCACAGACCCAGTGATGGTTAAGCTCGGATATGTGGAAAGAGTAGAACATTACCTGCGTCAACGTCAAACTCCGGTAGCCATTGAGGTCTTCTCGGAAGTTGAACCGGATCCATCGACTACTACAGTCGAAAAAGGTACAGCTATGATGAACAGATTCCAGCCGGACTGCATCATCGCACTGGGTGGCGGTTCCCCTATGGACGCAGCCAAAGGAATGTGGTTGTTCTATGAACACCCGGATGCTGACTTTAACGGTCTGAAACAGAAATTTATGGATATCCGCAAACGGGTATACAAATTCCCTAAACTGGGCAACAAAGCGAAATTCGTAGCGATTCCAACAACTTCGGGTACAGGTTCGGAAGTGACCTCATTCGCGGTTATCACAGACAAAACCGGTGAGAACCACGTGAAATATCCGCTGGCTGACTATGAGCTGACACCGGATGTTGCCATTATTGACCCAGTATTTGTATACAGCCTGCCTAAGACTGCTGTAGCTGATACAGGCATGGACGTATTGACTCATGCTATCGAAGCTTATGTATCTGTAATGGCAAGTGATTACACTGATGGTCTGGCCATCAAAGCGATTCAACTGGTGTTCCAATATCTTGAGAAATCCGCATTGCAAGCCGACAAGCTTGCCCGTGAGAAAATGCATAATGCATCGACACTGGCCGGTATGGCATTTGCCAACGCCTTCTTGGGAATTAACCACAGCTTGGCGCACAAATGGGGCGGACAGTATCACACCGCACATGGCCGTACCAATGCGATCCTGTTGCCGCACGTTATCCGTTACAATGCGAAGAAACCAACGAAATTCGCTTCGTTCCCGAAATACTCGCATTTCGTAGCTGACGAGCGTTATGCCGAAATCGCCCGCATTCTGGGGTTGCCTGCCCGCACAACGGAAGAAGGCGTAACAAGCCTGATCAATGCTATCCGTGAGATGAACAAGAAGCTTGGCATCGAAGAGTCGTTCCAGGAGCTTGGCTTCGACGCTAAGGACTTCGAATCACGCGTAGACTACTTGGCTGACCGTGCGTTTGAAGACCAATGCACCACTGCCAATCCTAAGCTTCCGCTGGTTACTGAGCTGGCTGATGTATACCGCAACGCGTTCTATGGCAACTTTGAAAACTAA
- a CDS encoding carbohydrate ABC transporter permease — MKSADRGILSEHDLKKTSNRIVYGLMVLVILIMVYTMLYPILMMMFNGLKSNQEVNTFPPHFFPQEWHFDNLKAAMNYIDLPMYLRNTLYIFVGNMLITLVVLGMSAFSISRMNVPYRKAFYFFFLMTLFIPATSYMVPNFVNLKQLGLLNQYAAFWLPAGANTFYFLLLKNFFDGLHPEIFEAARIDGASEPRSFFSIAVPLSIPIFATLAIFIFSTAWNDWYWPSLVMHSDEKYTLATAIYKYVINVKALNANVKFAILFIVSLPPIVVFLIFQKFIMRGVALSAVKG, encoded by the coding sequence ATGAAGAGTGCAGATAGAGGAATTCTCTCCGAACATGATTTGAAGAAAACAAGCAACCGGATCGTTTACGGGCTGATGGTGCTAGTCATCCTAATCATGGTGTACACCATGCTCTATCCCATATTGATGATGATGTTCAACGGGCTGAAATCCAATCAGGAGGTCAACACGTTTCCGCCGCATTTTTTCCCGCAGGAATGGCACTTCGACAACCTTAAGGCTGCGATGAATTATATCGATCTGCCCATGTATCTCAGAAATACGCTTTATATTTTTGTGGGGAATATGCTGATAACGCTGGTCGTACTGGGAATGTCGGCCTTCAGTATTTCCCGGATGAATGTGCCTTATAGAAAAGCGTTCTATTTCTTCTTCCTGATGACGTTGTTTATTCCGGCTACCAGTTATATGGTTCCGAATTTCGTCAATCTGAAGCAGCTCGGCCTGCTTAATCAGTACGCGGCCTTCTGGCTGCCTGCGGGTGCCAACACCTTTTACTTCCTGCTGCTGAAGAATTTCTTTGACGGGCTGCACCCTGAGATTTTTGAAGCTGCACGAATTGACGGAGCCTCGGAGCCGCGTAGCTTTTTCTCGATTGCCGTCCCCTTGTCCATTCCAATCTTTGCTACACTGGCGATCTTTATCTTCTCCACGGCATGGAATGACTGGTATTGGCCATCACTGGTTATGCATAGCGACGAGAAGTATACGCTGGCGACAGCCATCTATAAGTACGTTATTAATGTGAAGGCACTCAATGCCAACGTTAAATTTGCCATTCTCTTTATTGTGTCGCTGCCGCCGATTGTAGTCTTCTTGATTTTTCAGAAATTTATCATGCGCGGTGTAGCTTTGTCGGCGGTCAAGGGATAA
- the pflB gene encoding formate C-acetyltransferase has product MSVIEKDVQEVKSGWRGFNKGKWARKVNVNDFIEKNILPYLGKEDFLAGATENTKELWKIVSEMTKQEIANGGVLDVDVNTVSTITSHQPGYIDKDKEQIVGVQTDAPFKRSIQPFGGIKMMIDACKAYGFELPQEIVDLFTNIRKTHNQGVFDAYTDDMRAARRAGIITGLPDAYGRGRIIGDYRRVALYGIDFLIKEKKQDLKNLEVDSMNEPVIRLREEVSEQIRALSELKKMAEMHGFDISKPANTAKEAFQWVYFGYLAAIKEQNGAAMSLGRVSSFLDIYVERDVAEGTLTEEQAQEMVDHFVMKLRIVKFLRTPDYNDLFSGDPTWVTESIGGMSVNGETRVTKNSFRFLHTLYNLGPAPEPNLTVLWSEKLPEGFKKFCAKVSIETSAIQYENDDLMRPIYGDDYGIACCVSAMRIGKQMQFFGARANLAKALLYAINGGVDEKSGVQVGPELPRITSEYLDYDEVMQRFNPMMDWLAKLYMNTLNVIHYMHDKYSYERIEMALHDRDILRTMACGIAGLSVATDSLSAIKYAKVKPIRNEQGIAIDFEIEGEFPCYGNNDDAVDDIAVDLVESFMTKIRKNHAYRDALPTQSVLTITSNVVYGKKTGTTPDGRKKGEPFAPGANPMHGRDKKGALASLSSVAKLPYEDSLDGISNTFSIVPKALGKEEEGRKSNLVSMLDGYFNSKGHHLNVNVFAREQLMDAMEHPENYPQLTIRVSGYAVNFIKLTREQQMDVITRTFHGAM; this is encoded by the coding sequence ATGTCGGTGATTGAAAAAGATGTACAAGAGGTTAAGTCGGGATGGCGCGGATTCAATAAAGGTAAATGGGCAAGAAAAGTAAACGTAAATGATTTTATCGAAAAGAACATTTTGCCTTACCTGGGCAAAGAGGATTTCCTGGCCGGAGCTACTGAGAATACCAAGGAACTCTGGAAAATCGTATCTGAAATGACCAAGCAAGAAATTGCCAACGGCGGTGTGCTTGATGTGGATGTTAATACTGTATCCACTATTACTTCCCACCAACCAGGTTATATTGATAAAGACAAGGAACAAATTGTAGGTGTTCAAACTGATGCGCCTTTCAAACGTTCCATTCAGCCTTTCGGCGGCATCAAAATGATGATCGATGCTTGTAAAGCTTATGGCTTCGAGCTTCCGCAGGAAATTGTTGATCTGTTCACGAACATTCGCAAAACGCATAACCAAGGCGTATTTGATGCATATACCGATGATATGAGAGCAGCCCGCAGAGCGGGTATCATCACAGGTCTTCCTGATGCTTACGGCCGTGGCCGTATTATCGGCGACTACCGTCGTGTGGCTCTGTACGGAATTGATTTCCTGATCAAAGAAAAGAAACAGGATCTGAAGAATCTTGAAGTGGATTCGATGAATGAACCGGTTATCCGTCTTCGTGAAGAAGTTTCCGAGCAGATTCGCGCACTGAGCGAACTGAAGAAAATGGCTGAAATGCATGGTTTTGATATTTCCAAACCAGCCAACACAGCTAAAGAAGCTTTCCAATGGGTATACTTCGGTTACCTTGCAGCGATCAAAGAACAGAATGGTGCGGCCATGTCCCTTGGACGCGTATCTTCCTTCCTTGATATCTATGTAGAACGTGACGTTGCAGAAGGCACATTGACTGAAGAGCAAGCTCAGGAAATGGTTGACCATTTCGTTATGAAGCTGCGTATTGTTAAATTCCTGCGCACACCTGATTACAATGATCTGTTCAGTGGAGACCCAACTTGGGTTACAGAATCCATCGGTGGGATGTCCGTTAATGGCGAAACACGTGTAACCAAGAACAGCTTCCGCTTCCTGCACACTCTGTACAACCTGGGACCTGCACCAGAACCGAACCTGACAGTTCTGTGGTCCGAGAAATTGCCAGAAGGCTTCAAGAAATTCTGTGCCAAGGTTTCGATCGAAACCAGTGCCATTCAATATGAGAACGATGATCTGATGCGTCCAATCTACGGCGACGATTACGGTATTGCTTGCTGCGTATCCGCTATGCGTATCGGTAAACAAATGCAGTTCTTCGGAGCTCGCGCCAACCTGGCCAAAGCATTGCTGTATGCAATCAATGGTGGTGTGGATGAGAAGTCCGGCGTACAGGTAGGACCTGAACTGCCACGCATTACTTCCGAATACCTGGATTACGATGAAGTTATGCAACGTTTCAATCCAATGATGGATTGGCTTGCTAAGCTGTACATGAACACCTTGAACGTGATCCACTATATGCATGACAAATATTCTTACGAACGTATCGAAATGGCTCTGCATGACCGTGATATCCTGCGCACCATGGCTTGTGGTATCGCTGGTCTGTCGGTAGCAACCGACTCCCTGAGTGCCATTAAATACGCTAAGGTTAAACCGATCCGCAACGAACAAGGTATCGCAATTGATTTCGAAATCGAAGGTGAATTCCCTTGCTACGGTAACAATGACGACGCTGTTGATGATATTGCAGTAGATCTGGTTGAATCCTTCATGACCAAGATCCGCAAGAACCATGCTTACCGTGATGCTCTGCCAACACAGTCTGTATTGACAATCACTTCTAACGTAGTATACGGTAAGAAAACAGGTACTACACCTGATGGACGCAAGAAGGGCGAACCATTCGCACCTGGTGCGAACCCAATGCATGGTCGTGACAAGAAAGGTGCTTTGGCTTCCCTGAGCTCTGTAGCCAAATTGCCGTACGAAGACAGCTTGGATGGAATCTCCAACACCTTCTCCATCGTGCCTAAAGCACTGGGCAAAGAAGAAGAAGGACGTAAATCCAACCTGGTATCGATGCTGGATGGATATTTCAACAGCAAAGGTCATCACCTGAATGTTAACGTATTTGCCCGCGAACAATTGATGGATGCTATGGAGCACCCAGAGAACTACCCACAATTGACTATCCGCGTATCCGGCTATGCTGTTAACTTCATCAAGCTGACCCGTGAACAACAAATGGACGTCATTACCCGTACCTTCCATGGTGCAATGTAA
- a CDS encoding response regulator, protein MFNIIIVDDEPLICKGLSSLLSSSGLDIDHIYTAHSGYEALDCIRMEEIDLLVTDIQMGAMSGIELMQHAKLTKPWVQTIVIPPMRPFNMPKWLSGWVPRII, encoded by the coding sequence ATGTTCAACATTATTATTGTGGACGACGAACCTTTGATTTGCAAAGGACTCAGCAGCCTGCTATCTTCCTCCGGGCTGGACATTGATCATATCTATACAGCCCACAGCGGTTATGAAGCTCTGGACTGCATCCGGATGGAGGAAATCGATTTGCTGGTTACCGATATCCAGATGGGTGCGATGAGCGGCATCGAGCTGATGCAGCATGCCAAGCTAACCAAGCCATGGGTGCAGACCATTGTAATTCCGCCCATGAGACCTTTCAATATGCCCAAATGGCTGTCAGGCTGGGTGCCAAGGATTATTTAA
- a CDS encoding ABC transporter substrate-binding protein, protein MRKFSSVLACLLVAGSLLSACGGNNNNNAQGNKGGNASPEATAATTDNTGSATNAPADDITQRKVTIKIHYPTPDLTEMRAQEDIKIKRFQAEYPNVEIVKDDWQYNLSEIGVKMAANEAPTFFNTYATEAKFLVERGWVADITDLWNKYEFKDQINPVLQNQFIIDGKVFGVTQKGYVTATMINKKMLDEKGVAIPPMDWTWEDMLNTAKGVTDTKKGISGIAPMGKGTEAGWNWTNFLFEAGGDIQKVEGGKVVATFNSDAGVKALDFYKKLRWEANAVPQDWALGWGDAVGAFQQGRTAMVMAGSDGVIEQALNQGALKPEDVLTYPMPAMEKGGKHTGVLGGDYLVINPNATKDEQEMAFRYITFDYFSDKYLESLDAVLKQRKADGKYFIPPLLDYYSADSEYGKKTTAVYDKYDNVYQYSPGIMALLDAKPEAQFSTQDYYGTMSNVIQELFSKKGTDSKTQLDAAAKAVQEKFFDAIKVE, encoded by the coding sequence ATGCGTAAATTTTCCAGCGTATTAGCATGTCTCCTTGTGGCCGGTTCGTTGTTATCCGCTTGTGGCGGCAACAATAACAACAACGCACAAGGGAACAAGGGAGGGAATGCTTCACCGGAAGCGACGGCTGCCACTACAGATAACACAGGCAGTGCCACGAATGCGCCGGCTGATGATATCACACAGAGAAAAGTAACCATCAAAATCCACTATCCTACGCCGGACTTGACCGAAATGAGAGCGCAGGAAGATATCAAGATCAAACGATTCCAAGCAGAATATCCGAATGTGGAAATCGTAAAAGACGACTGGCAGTACAACTTGAGCGAGATAGGAGTGAAGATGGCTGCGAACGAAGCACCAACCTTCTTCAACACCTATGCTACGGAAGCCAAGTTCCTGGTGGAGAGAGGCTGGGTTGCCGACATAACCGATCTGTGGAACAAATATGAATTCAAGGATCAAATCAATCCAGTGCTGCAGAATCAGTTCATTATTGACGGCAAAGTATTTGGTGTTACACAAAAAGGTTATGTTACCGCAACCATGATCAATAAGAAAATGCTTGATGAAAAAGGGGTTGCCATTCCTCCAATGGATTGGACCTGGGAAGACATGCTGAATACCGCCAAAGGGGTAACGGATACCAAAAAAGGGATTTCCGGTATTGCTCCCATGGGTAAAGGCACAGAAGCAGGCTGGAACTGGACCAACTTCCTGTTCGAAGCAGGCGGAGATATTCAGAAGGTGGAAGGCGGCAAAGTAGTCGCAACCTTCAACTCCGATGCTGGCGTGAAGGCGCTGGACTTCTACAAGAAACTTAGATGGGAAGCCAATGCGGTTCCTCAGGACTGGGCACTAGGCTGGGGAGATGCTGTAGGGGCGTTCCAGCAAGGTCGTACAGCTATGGTTATGGCTGGCTCCGATGGTGTAATTGAACAAGCGCTGAACCAAGGCGCATTGAAACCGGAGGATGTGCTTACCTATCCAATGCCAGCTATGGAAAAAGGCGGCAAGCATACCGGCGTTCTCGGCGGCGATTACCTTGTCATCAATCCGAATGCTACAAAAGACGAGCAGGAAATGGCATTCCGCTATATTACATTCGATTATTTCTCCGATAAATACCTGGAGTCCCTGGACGCCGTGCTGAAGCAACGCAAAGCGGACGGCAAATACTTCATACCGCCGCTTCTGGACTATTACTCCGCTGATTCAGAGTATGGCAAGAAGACTACAGCTGTTTATGACAAGTACGACAACGTCTACCAATACAGCCCGGGCATTATGGCTCTGCTGGATGCCAAACCGGAAGCGCAATTCAGCACACAGGACTACTATGGAACAATGTCCAATGTCATTCAGGAACTGTTCTCCAAGAAAGGAACAGATTCCAAGACTCAATTGGATGCTGCAGCAAAAGCCGTGCAAGAGAAATTCTTTGATGCAATTAAAGTAGAATAG
- the pflA gene encoding pyruvate formate-lyase-activating protein, with protein sequence MANGRIHSLETFGTVDGPGIRFVLFMQGCLLKCQYCHNPDTWELNEGKEMSLEEVLAEIKPYLHYYRSSGGGLTVSGGEPTLQAHFVKQLFTEVKKRWNLHTTLDTNGYNEGDKINDLLDVTDLVMLDLKHIDNEAHIKLTGKSNDRTLKLARWLSDHNRKMWIRHVYVPGIHNGEEDLLNLGRFIGTLNGVEKFEILPYHQMGIYKWEVMGKPYELEGVPSPSEEEVQRAYRLIEEGRQQTALV encoded by the coding sequence ATGGCTAATGGACGCATACACTCCTTGGAGACCTTTGGAACCGTTGACGGGCCTGGTATTCGCTTTGTATTGTTCATGCAGGGTTGCCTGCTCAAATGTCAATATTGCCACAATCCGGATACCTGGGAGCTTAATGAAGGCAAAGAAATGAGCCTGGAGGAAGTTCTCGCAGAGATCAAACCTTATTTGCACTATTACCGCAGCTCCGGAGGCGGACTAACGGTATCAGGTGGAGAGCCGACGCTGCAGGCACATTTCGTGAAGCAGCTGTTCACAGAAGTGAAGAAACGTTGGAATCTGCATACGACCCTGGACACCAACGGTTATAATGAAGGCGATAAGATCAATGATCTGTTGGATGTAACGGACCTGGTTATGCTGGACCTGAAGCATATTGATAATGAGGCACATATCAAGCTTACTGGCAAATCCAATGACCGCACTTTGAAGCTGGCGCGCTGGTTGTCAGATCACAACCGCAAGATGTGGATCCGCCACGTGTATGTTCCCGGCATTCATAACGGTGAAGAGGATCTGCTCAATCTCGGTCGTTTCATCGGCACCTTGAACGGTGTTGAGAAATTTGAAATCCTGCCTTATCACCAGATGGGGATTTACAAATGGGAAGTAATGGGCAAACCTTATGAACTGGAAGGTGTTCCATCGCCATCCGAAGAAGAGGTTCAGCGTGCTTACCGGCTGATTGAAGAAGGCCGTCAACAGACTGCACTCGTATAA